The Prevotella sp. oral taxon 299 str. F0039 genome has a segment encoding these proteins:
- the rimO gene encoding 30S ribosomal protein S12 methylthiotransferase RimO, with amino-acid sequence MKKNQIDIVTMGCSKNLVDSETLMKQFEANGYHCTHDAKRPQGEIAVINTCGFIESAKEESINTILEFIQAKEEGRLNKLYVMGCLSQRYKDELEAEMPQVDKFYGKFNYKQLLADLGKSFIPSCDGQRHLTTPRHYAYLKISEGCNRQCAYCAIPAMTGKHQSRKKEDIINEVKELVAQGVKELQIIAQELTYYGVDLDGRRQVAELIEAIADVPGVQWIRLHYAYPNEFPLELLDVMRRKSNVCKYLDIALQHISDPVLAKMKRNVSKEETLNLIKKIREAVPGIHLRTTLMVGHPGETKEAFQELLDFVRETRFERMGAFAYSEEEGTYSACHYEDEISAEEKQRRLDDLMALQQEISSEIEEEKVGKVLLTVIDRKEGDYYIGRSEFCSPEVDPEILIPATRRLRIGTFYNVKITNSDAFDLYGEIV; translated from the coding sequence ATGAAGAAGAATCAGATAGATATCGTAACTATGGGATGCTCGAAAAATCTTGTGGATAGCGAAACTTTAATGAAGCAATTCGAGGCAAATGGCTATCATTGCACGCATGATGCAAAGCGACCACAAGGTGAAATAGCAGTTATAAATACTTGCGGTTTCATTGAAAGTGCAAAAGAAGAAAGCATCAATACAATATTAGAATTTATACAAGCAAAAGAAGAAGGACGCCTTAATAAATTGTATGTAATGGGTTGTCTTTCGCAAAGATATAAAGATGAACTTGAAGCAGAGATGCCACAAGTAGATAAGTTTTATGGCAAGTTTAATTATAAACAACTGCTTGCAGATCTTGGCAAGTCATTTATACCGTCGTGCGATGGTCAAAGACACTTAACGACTCCACGTCATTATGCCTACCTTAAAATAAGTGAAGGCTGTAATAGACAATGTGCTTATTGTGCTATTCCTGCAATGACAGGTAAACATCAGAGCAGGAAGAAAGAAGACATTATCAACGAAGTGAAAGAACTCGTTGCGCAAGGAGTTAAAGAATTACAGATTATTGCCCAAGAGTTAACCTATTATGGGGTTGATTTAGATGGCAGAAGACAGGTTGCTGAGCTAATAGAAGCAATTGCAGATGTACCTGGAGTGCAGTGGATTCGTTTGCATTATGCTTATCCTAATGAGTTCCCACTCGAACTTTTAGATGTAATGCGACGCAAATCAAATGTTTGTAAGTACTTAGATATCGCCCTACAACATATTTCTGACCCTGTACTTGCAAAGATGAAACGCAATGTTTCGAAAGAAGAGACATTGAACTTGATAAAGAAAATACGTGAAGCAGTTCCTGGAATACACCTAAGAACCACTCTTATGGTAGGACACCCAGGTGAAACAAAAGAAGCTTTTCAAGAGCTTTTAGATTTTGTTCGTGAAACTCGTTTTGAGCGAATGGGTGCTTTTGCTTATTCAGAAGAAGAGGGAACGTATAGTGCTTGTCATTATGAAGATGAGATTTCTGCGGAAGAAAAGCAGAGAAGACTCGATGACTTGATGGCACTTCAGCAAGAGATTAGCTCTGAAATAGAAGAAGAAAAGGTCGGAAAAGTATTACTCACAGTCATTGATAGAAAGGAAGGAGACTACTATATCGGTAGAAGTGAGTTCTGTTCTCCTGAAGTGGACCCAGAAATACTTATTCCCGCAACTCGTCGCTTGCGTATAGGTACATTCTATAATGTAAAGATAACAAATAGTGATGCATTCGATTTATATGGAGAGATAGTGTAG
- a CDS encoding glycoside hydrolase family 10 protein, with protein MLKRKGLYTLLISMFLWASSTATDAAVIKKREFRGAWIQAVNGQFQGMSKSEMQRVLTYQLNELYRDGVNAIIFQVRPECDALYQSQYEPWSKFLSGQQGLAPNPYWDPLAWMIEECHKRGMELHAWINPFRAKTAGTKELSNNHVALKYPNRVFSYNGQLILNPALAENRVYICKVVNDIVRRYDVDGLHIDDYFYPYPVAGFTIDDDREFRQNNNGINNKGDWRRDNVNIFIKQLSDSIHSAKPWVKFGISPFGIYRNKKSAPQIGSDTNGLQNYDDLYADVLLWVNNGWVDYCVPQLYWQIGNKAADYETLIKWWNKYASNRPLYIGEDIERTVKYQDLNNPSQNQMPAKYALQNRMENVQGVVLWYAKTAVDNIGNYGTNLRTNYWRYPSLQPRMPFIDDKAPRKPKSLKKVWTEDGYMLFWKEPKGNRWDDIAHKYVVYKFDYDEEININDASKIVEITSKTYTKLPYDDGTKKMKYVVTALDRMSNESKISKKKVKL; from the coding sequence ATGTTAAAGAGAAAAGGTCTATATACCTTATTAATAAGTATGTTTCTTTGGGCAAGTTCTACTGCAACTGATGCTGCAGTAATAAAGAAAAGAGAGTTCAGAGGAGCATGGATTCAGGCAGTAAATGGTCAGTTTCAGGGTATGAGTAAAAGCGAAATGCAACGTGTTTTGACCTATCAATTAAACGAATTATATCGAGATGGAGTGAATGCAATTATTTTTCAGGTTCGTCCCGAGTGTGATGCTTTGTATCAAAGTCAATACGAACCATGGAGTAAATTCCTCTCTGGACAACAAGGTTTAGCTCCAAATCCATACTGGGATCCACTAGCTTGGATGATAGAAGAATGTCATAAGCGAGGAATGGAGTTGCATGCTTGGATCAATCCGTTTAGAGCTAAAACCGCAGGAACAAAGGAATTATCGAACAATCACGTTGCACTTAAATATCCAAATCGTGTGTTTAGCTATAACGGACAATTGATTTTGAATCCAGCTCTTGCAGAAAATAGAGTGTATATTTGTAAAGTTGTAAACGACATTGTGCGCCGTTATGATGTAGACGGATTGCATATTGATGATTATTTCTATCCTTATCCAGTTGCAGGATTCACTATTGACGATGATAGAGAGTTCAGACAAAACAACAATGGTATAAACAATAAAGGTGATTGGCGAAGAGATAATGTTAATATCTTTATTAAACAATTGTCTGATTCTATTCATAGTGCAAAGCCATGGGTGAAGTTTGGTATCTCACCTTTTGGTATTTATCGCAACAAAAAGAGTGCACCTCAAATAGGAAGTGACACCAATGGTTTACAAAACTATGACGATTTGTATGCTGATGTCTTGTTATGGGTGAATAATGGTTGGGTTGATTATTGTGTACCTCAATTGTATTGGCAGATAGGAAACAAAGCTGCTGACTACGAAACGCTTATAAAGTGGTGGAATAAATATGCTTCAAATCGTCCTTTATACATCGGAGAAGATATTGAAAGAACAGTGAAGTATCAAGATCTTAACAATCCTTCGCAAAACCAAATGCCTGCAAAATATGCATTGCAAAATAGAATGGAGAACGTTCAAGGTGTGGTGTTATGGTATGCAAAGACTGCTGTAGACAATATAGGAAACTATGGAACCAACCTAAGAACAAACTATTGGCGTTATCCAAGTCTTCAACCTCGTATGCCATTTATTGACGATAAGGCTCCTAGAAAGCCTAAAAGCTTAAAGAAAGTGTGGACCGAAGATGGGTATATGTTATTTTGGAAAGAACCAAAAGGAAATCGTTGGGACGATATAGCTCATAAATATGTGGTGTATAAGTTCGATTATGATGAAGAAATAAACATCAATGATGCTTCTAAGATTGTAGAGATTACATCGAAAACTTACACAAAGTTGCCTTATGACGATGGCACAAAGAAAATGAAATACGTTGTTACTGCATTAGATAGAATGAGTAATGAAAGTAAGATATCAAAGAAAAAGGTTAAGCTTTAA
- a CDS encoding HU family DNA-binding protein, which produces MSKNLFLIEMLTSKMGLEVAEAETFISVMFKVVNEGLREDKLVKIKGLGTFKLTKVSARESVDVNTGERIVLEGRDKISFTPDNYMRDLVNSPFAQFETVVLNDGVDFSAIDEKYVLNELEDNSSLLLFNEDSLDPSADESKNILSSIEEVKETLAQFNEIEEEKTVDDPILRTEIETNKLLVVEQEESKEDVKGQVSAPFSFQLSPQQLSDLNAIESNSGSEEKAEVSENSYVTIEKDSLPFEEKSQLIVKTEEKEEKGTSEEDSEEVEDIEESTSRSYVKPLLFSFLLILCLAVGLGVGYYSFQHQSKEIAVTPLSQTTNKVAVPAKKTINPTEVVDSSQKKQAAAMVDSITKKNTQAVVVKTEKPKLKEEKPAFNSKQYNRDPRVRTGAYIIIGVEKEIEVKSGQTLYSLSQRYLGPDMECYVEAINGKKNFEAGEKIKIPILKLKKKKHIKKKE; this is translated from the coding sequence ATGTCTAAAAACTTGTTTCTTATTGAAATGCTTACTTCTAAAATGGGTTTAGAAGTGGCAGAAGCAGAGACCTTTATCTCCGTCATGTTTAAGGTCGTAAATGAAGGCTTGAGAGAAGATAAGCTGGTAAAGATAAAAGGATTAGGCACTTTTAAGCTAACAAAGGTGAGTGCAAGAGAAAGTGTTGATGTGAATACAGGTGAGCGTATTGTTCTTGAAGGACGAGATAAAATCTCGTTTACTCCTGATAATTATATGCGAGACTTGGTAAATAGTCCATTTGCTCAATTCGAAACGGTTGTCCTTAATGATGGAGTTGACTTTTCTGCTATTGATGAAAAATATGTGTTAAATGAATTAGAAGATAATTCTTCACTCCTTTTGTTTAATGAAGATTCACTCGACCCGAGTGCTGATGAATCTAAAAATATTCTGTCTTCTATTGAAGAAGTAAAAGAAACATTGGCTCAATTTAATGAGATAGAAGAAGAAAAGACTGTAGATGATCCTATTTTAAGAACAGAGATAGAGACAAACAAATTATTAGTTGTGGAGCAAGAAGAAAGTAAGGAAGATGTTAAAGGGCAGGTGTCTGCACCCTTTTCTTTTCAACTTTCTCCGCAGCAGTTATCTGATTTGAATGCAATAGAAAGCAATTCTGGTAGCGAAGAAAAAGCAGAAGTTTCTGAAAATTCTTATGTTACAATTGAAAAAGACTCTCTTCCGTTTGAAGAAAAATCACAGCTCATTGTAAAAACAGAAGAAAAAGAAGAGAAGGGAACCAGCGAAGAAGACTCTGAAGAAGTGGAAGATATAGAAGAATCAACTTCTCGAAGTTATGTAAAGCCTTTGTTATTTTCCTTTCTACTCATTTTATGTTTAGCTGTTGGACTTGGTGTTGGATATTATTCTTTTCAGCATCAATCTAAAGAAATAGCAGTAACTCCATTGTCACAAACTACCAATAAGGTAGCTGTTCCTGCAAAGAAAACTATCAATCCTACTGAAGTTGTAGATAGCTCGCAAAAGAAACAGGCTGCAGCAATGGTAGATTCTATCACTAAAAAGAATACTCAAGCAGTGGTTGTTAAGACTGAAAAGCCTAAACTTAAAGAAGAAAAACCAGCTTTCAACTCAAAACAATATAACAGAGACCCTCGTGTTCGCACTGGTGCCTATATAATAATAGGTGTAGAAAAAGAGATAGAAGTAAAGTCTGGACAGACCTTATATTCGTTAAGTCAAAGATATTTGGGTCCAGATATGGAATGTTATGTTGAAGCCATTAATGGTAAAAAGAACTTTGAAGCAGGAGAAAAGATAAAAATTCCTATTTTAAAACTAAAGAAAAAGAAACATATAAAAAAGAAAGAATAG
- a CDS encoding glycosyltransferase family 2 protein, with the protein MKKLSVIIVNYNVKHYLEQCLNALLKALSNIDAEVFVVDNHSSDDSVQYLTPRFPSVYFISSKHNLGFSRGNNLAIEKSSGEYVLLLNPDTIVTENSIADVLQFMDSHTKAGGVGVRMLKSDGTYALESRRGLPTPLTAFYKMSGLCAKYPTHKKFGKYYMAYLSWDKPEQIEVMSGAFCMLRRSSLDKVGLLDQDFFMYGEDIDLSYRLLKGGYENWYYPTDILHYKGESTQKTSFKYVHVFYEAMLIFFKKHYGGSSFFFSFPIKVAIYSKAFIALMGMQIYNIKKNLGLLRIKPRKRDLYIIIGEKEMISKCSAKAQQYDLDIQTIEGNEQSLPNGHAHLSFPNNQAIYIVYDVNAYSYQHILDLFKQNSAENVSLGTYDKRSDVIITQEDVFV; encoded by the coding sequence GTGAAAAAGCTATCTGTAATTATTGTAAATTATAATGTAAAGCACTATTTGGAGCAGTGCTTAAATGCTCTTTTAAAGGCTTTATCCAATATAGATGCAGAGGTTTTTGTTGTAGATAATCATTCAAGTGATGACTCTGTGCAATACTTAACTCCTCGTTTTCCTAGTGTCTATTTTATCAGTAGTAAGCATAATCTAGGTTTCTCTAGAGGTAATAATTTGGCAATAGAAAAGAGTTCGGGCGAGTATGTTTTGTTACTTAATCCCGATACCATTGTTACAGAGAACTCAATTGCCGACGTTTTGCAATTTATGGATAGCCATACTAAGGCTGGAGGAGTGGGAGTTCGTATGCTAAAAAGTGATGGAACTTATGCATTAGAGTCACGTAGAGGCTTGCCAACTCCATTGACTGCATTTTATAAAATGAGTGGACTTTGCGCTAAATATCCTACTCATAAGAAGTTTGGGAAATACTATATGGCTTATCTTTCGTGGGATAAACCTGAACAAATAGAGGTAATGAGTGGGGCTTTTTGTATGCTTCGCCGATCATCACTCGATAAAGTAGGCTTGCTAGATCAAGACTTTTTCATGTATGGAGAAGATATAGACCTATCTTATCGCTTATTAAAAGGAGGATACGAGAACTGGTATTATCCTACTGATATATTGCATTATAAAGGAGAAAGTACCCAAAAAACATCGTTTAAGTATGTTCATGTATTCTATGAAGCTATGCTTATTTTCTTCAAAAAGCATTATGGTGGTAGCTCGTTCTTCTTCTCTTTCCCAATAAAGGTTGCTATTTACTCAAAAGCTTTCATTGCTTTGATGGGTATGCAGATTTATAATATTAAGAAAAATCTAGGTTTATTAAGAATAAAACCTCGCAAACGAGACCTCTATATAATAATAGGTGAAAAAGAGATGATTAGCAAATGCAGTGCCAAGGCTCAGCAATATGATTTAGACATACAAACTATTGAGGGAAATGAGCAGTCACTTCCTAATGGGCATGCGCATCTTTCGTTTCCTAATAATCAAGCTATTTATATTGTTTACGATGTCAATGCATACTCTTATCAACATATTCTAGATCTATTTAAGCAGAATTCAGCTGAAAATGTATCATTAGGAACTTATGATAAACGTTCTGATGTAATAATAACTCAAGAAGATGTTTTTGTGTAA
- the ftsY gene encoding signal recognition particle-docking protein FtsY — translation MGIFGFFNKNKKETLDKGLEKTKQSVFGKLAKAIVGKSKVDDEVLDSLEEILISSDVGVDTTLKIIERIEERIARDKYVSTSELNGILREEISALLTENNTFDSDSWDLPSDRKPYVILVVGVNGVGKTTTIGKLAYQFKKAGKKVYLGAADTFRAAAVEQISIWGDRVGVPVVKQQMGADPASVAFDTLSSAKANDADVVLIDTAGRLHNKVGLMNELKKIKDVMKKVFPTAPDEVLLVLDGSTGQNAFEQAKQFSAVTQITSLAITKLDGTAKGGVVIGISDQLKVPVKYIGLGEGMENLQLFNKKQFVDSLFNENQ, via the coding sequence ATGGGTATATTTGGATTTTTTAATAAGAATAAAAAAGAAACATTAGATAAAGGATTAGAGAAAACCAAGCAAAGTGTTTTTGGTAAATTAGCAAAAGCAATCGTCGGAAAATCTAAGGTTGATGATGAAGTTCTTGATAGTTTAGAAGAGATTTTGATTTCTTCTGATGTAGGTGTTGATACCACTTTGAAAATCATTGAGCGTATAGAAGAGCGCATTGCACGAGATAAATATGTATCAACAAGCGAGCTAAATGGAATATTGCGTGAAGAAATTTCGGCTCTTTTAACAGAGAATAACACATTTGATAGCGACTCTTGGGATCTTCCTTCCGACCGAAAACCATACGTAATACTTGTAGTTGGCGTGAATGGCGTTGGTAAAACGACCACCATTGGTAAGCTAGCTTATCAATTTAAGAAGGCAGGGAAAAAAGTATATTTAGGTGCAGCAGACACTTTTAGAGCAGCGGCTGTTGAGCAAATATCTATTTGGGGAGACCGAGTTGGTGTGCCAGTTGTTAAACAACAGATGGGAGCAGACCCTGCTTCGGTAGCTTTCGATACACTATCTTCTGCCAAAGCAAATGATGCTGACGTGGTGTTAATAGACACAGCAGGTCGTTTGCACAATAAAGTTGGTCTGATGAACGAGTTGAAGAAGATTAAAGATGTGATGAAAAAAGTATTCCCAACAGCTCCTGATGAGGTACTATTGGTACTTGATGGATCTACAGGTCAAAACGCTTTTGAACAAGCAAAGCAGTTCTCTGCAGTGACACAAATCACCTCTTTGGCTATAACAAAACTCGATGGAACGGCCAAAGGTGGAGTGGTTATCGGTATATCAGATCAATTAAAGGTTCCTGTTAAGTATATCGGATTAGGCGAAGGTATGGAAAATCTACAACTTTTTAATAAAAAGCAGTTTGTTGATTCACTCTTTAATGAAAACCAATAA
- a CDS encoding lipopolysaccharide assembly protein LapB, giving the protein MKRIIYFVLLLLLSTNAFSQSKEQLKDSLAVITTQLKVYPSSIYLLLKKAGYNMQLENWQNAIDAYSDILKQQPRNQTALYFRAYLYEKTSRLNLSRTDYETLLKVYPNHFEGRLGLALLNNKTSHTIEAMDILNQLIEAYPDSAITYAIRAGFEEEKHQYELAEYDFSQAEKRAPSNINYSLGRVEMLINQEKYAEALEHLNTLSNSKVPRVKLEYYYRLCANHNKKKKK; this is encoded by the coding sequence ATGAAGAGAATTATATATTTTGTTTTGCTTTTATTGCTTTCAACAAATGCCTTTAGTCAGTCAAAAGAGCAATTGAAAGACAGCTTAGCTGTAATAACAACTCAACTAAAAGTTTATCCCTCTTCAATATATTTACTATTGAAAAAGGCAGGATATAACATGCAATTAGAGAACTGGCAAAATGCAATAGATGCCTATTCAGATATTTTAAAGCAACAACCACGCAACCAAACAGCTCTTTATTTTAGAGCATATTTATACGAGAAGACCAGTCGTTTGAATCTTTCTAGAACAGATTATGAGACTTTGTTAAAAGTATATCCAAATCATTTTGAAGGTCGTTTGGGTTTAGCTTTATTGAATAATAAGACCAGTCACACTATAGAAGCAATGGATATTCTAAATCAACTCATTGAAGCTTATCCCGATAGTGCCATTACTTATGCAATAAGAGCAGGATTTGAAGAGGAGAAACATCAATATGAATTGGCAGAATATGACTTTTCACAGGCAGAAAAACGAGCACCTTCTAATATCAATTATAGTTTAGGTAGAGTAGAGATGCTTATCAATCAAGAAAAATATGCCGAGGCATTAGAGCATTTAAACACGCTTTCTAATAGTAAAGTGCCTAGAGTGAAGCTTGAATATTACTATCGTTTATGTGCTAATCATAATAAAAAGAAAAAGAAATAA
- a CDS encoding HU family DNA-binding protein, which translates to MNNKEFITELSRQLEYTQEHTQGCIRCVIDAMSMAFDNGESVSVSGFGTFEVKKRLERIMVNPSTGQRMIVPPKLVLNFKPSASIKEELKKGGLADV; encoded by the coding sequence ATGAATAATAAAGAGTTTATTACTGAATTATCAAGGCAGTTAGAATACACACAAGAACATACTCAAGGATGTATTCGCTGTGTCATTGATGCAATGTCAATGGCTTTTGACAATGGAGAAAGTGTGTCTGTGTCTGGCTTCGGAACATTTGAAGTGAAGAAAAGACTAGAACGAATAATGGTTAATCCATCAACAGGACAACGTATGATAGTTCCTCCTAAATTGGTTTTAAACTTCAAACCATCTGCATCTATTAAGGAAGAATTGAAGAAAGGAGGTTTAGCAGATGTCTAA
- a CDS encoding single-stranded DNA-binding protein — MNKIMLIGNVGKEPDVRYFDVDQAIAQLSLATTERGYTLPNGIKVPDRTDWHNVIFTKGLAKIVERFVHKGDRIYVEGKIRYRSYDDQRGVRRTVPEIYVDNMELLTSRPHSSESELNVPQKTEETNTITDTSDANMPF, encoded by the coding sequence ATGAATAAGATTATGTTAATAGGTAATGTAGGAAAGGAACCGGATGTACGCTATTTTGATGTTGATCAAGCTATTGCACAATTGTCTTTAGCAACGACAGAAAGAGGATATACATTGCCTAATGGAATAAAAGTTCCAGATAGAACCGATTGGCATAATGTAATATTTACCAAAGGTTTAGCTAAAATTGTTGAACGATTTGTTCATAAAGGTGATAGAATATATGTTGAAGGAAAAATTCGTTATCGTTCTTATGATGATCAACGAGGAGTTAGAAGAACTGTTCCTGAAATATATGTTGATAATATGGAGCTTTTAACTTCACGTCCACACTCGTCCGAAAGCGAGCTGAATGTGCCTCAAAAAACTGAAGAAACAAATACAATAACAGATACTTCTGATGCCAATATGCCCTTTTAG
- a CDS encoding GNAT family N-acetyltransferase, with amino-acid sequence MNKDNKPKVLLRALEPEDLDLLYGIENNPEVWNVSPTNVPYSRYVLHNYLANAVNDIYVDKQVRFVLDADKEQCVGLLDVVHFEPKHRRAEVSIVLRKEFRKKGLAQSALFQLLDYSLHVLHLHQLYAVVPKANQASINLFTRVGFKINAELKDWLFDGEYYENALLMYYIL; translated from the coding sequence ATGAATAAAGACAATAAACCAAAAGTTCTTCTTAGAGCTTTAGAACCCGAAGATTTAGATTTGCTATATGGTATAGAAAACAACCCAGAAGTGTGGAATGTTAGTCCTACTAATGTTCCTTATTCACGCTATGTGTTGCACAACTATCTTGCAAATGCAGTGAATGATATCTATGTTGATAAGCAAGTGCGCTTTGTTCTCGATGCAGATAAAGAGCAATGTGTAGGACTTCTTGATGTTGTTCATTTCGAACCCAAGCACAGAAGGGCAGAGGTGAGTATTGTTTTGCGTAAAGAATTTAGGAAAAAAGGCTTAGCTCAAAGTGCTCTTTTTCAGCTTTTAGATTATTCCTTGCATGTATTGCATCTCCATCAGTTATATGCAGTGGTACCAAAAGCAAATCAAGCGTCTATCAATCTATTTACTAGAGTAGGCTTTAAGATAAATGCAGAACTCAAAGATTGGTTATTTGATGGCGAATATTATGAAAATGCTTTATTAATGTATTATATACTTTAA
- the dnaB gene encoding replicative DNA helicase, whose translation MVKKIDNQYGHLQPQALELERVVLGALMIDKDAFSLVSESLRPETFYEPKHQKIYRAIQSLSMNERPVDIMTVAEELKREGTLEDVGGQGYILELSSQVASSAHIEYHAQILSQKFLARQLISFASVIETKAFDETIDVDSLMQEAEGSLFEISQKNMRQDYTQIDPVLHEAIGILQKASENSGGLTGIPTGYTDLDKMTSGWQKSDLVIIAGRPAMGKTSFALSLAKNISVDFNEPIAFFSLEMDNVQLVNRLLSNVCEIPGSKILNGQLSSDEWGRLDQNIRKLEGAPIYLDDTAGLSVFELRTKARRLVREKGVKLIMIDYLQLMNANGMKFGSRQEEVSTISRSLKGLAKELRIPIIALSQLSRNVEGREGIEGKRPLLSDLRESGAIEQDADMVLFVHRPEYYRIFEDEQHRDLRGMAQIIVAKHRKGATGDVLLRFRGEFTRFQNPDETDLVPFESEGGNTFSDSKMNIENMPIGEISNVDSF comes from the coding sequence ATGGTAAAAAAAATAGATAATCAGTACGGACACTTGCAACCCCAGGCCTTAGAGCTAGAAAGAGTAGTACTAGGAGCATTGATGATAGACAAAGATGCCTTTTCTTTGGTGTCAGAATCATTGCGTCCAGAAACGTTTTATGAACCCAAACATCAAAAGATTTATCGAGCTATTCAGTCGTTAAGTATGAACGAACGACCAGTCGATATAATGACAGTTGCGGAGGAATTGAAGCGTGAAGGAACTCTTGAAGACGTGGGGGGGCAAGGCTATATTCTTGAGCTTAGTTCGCAAGTTGCGTCTTCTGCACACATAGAATATCACGCTCAGATATTAAGTCAGAAGTTTCTTGCACGTCAGTTGATATCTTTTGCTAGTGTTATTGAAACTAAAGCTTTTGATGAAACCATTGATGTTGATTCATTGATGCAAGAAGCAGAAGGGTCGCTTTTTGAGATTTCGCAAAAGAATATGCGCCAAGATTATACACAGATCGACCCTGTTTTGCACGAAGCTATTGGCATATTGCAGAAGGCATCGGAGAATTCTGGAGGCTTAACAGGTATTCCTACGGGTTATACAGACTTGGATAAGATGACCAGTGGGTGGCAAAAATCAGACTTAGTAATCATCGCTGGACGTCCAGCCATGGGTAAAACGTCGTTTGCTTTGTCGTTAGCTAAAAATATCTCGGTTGATTTTAATGAGCCAATTGCTTTCTTTTCTCTGGAAATGGATAACGTTCAGCTGGTAAACCGCTTATTATCTAATGTGTGCGAGATACCTGGTAGCAAGATTCTTAATGGACAGTTGTCGTCTGATGAGTGGGGAAGATTAGATCAAAATATCAGAAAATTGGAAGGAGCACCTATCTATTTAGATGATACTGCTGGTCTTTCTGTATTTGAACTGCGTACTAAGGCACGTCGACTTGTTAGAGAAAAAGGAGTGAAACTCATTATGATCGACTACTTACAGCTTATGAATGCGAATGGAATGAAGTTCGGAAGCAGACAAGAAGAGGTATCAACTATCTCACGTTCCTTAAAAGGTTTGGCCAAAGAGCTACGTATTCCCATCATCGCTTTATCCCAACTAAGTCGTAATGTAGAAGGAAGAGAGGGTATTGAAGGTAAGCGACCTTTGCTTAGTGATTTACGAGAATCGGGTGCCATTGAGCAAGATGCCGACATGGTTTTGTTTGTTCATAGACCCGAATATTATAGAATTTTTGAAGATGAACAGCATCGAGATTTACGTGGAATGGCTCAAATTATCGTAGCAAAGCATCGAAAAGGTGCTACAGGTGATGTACTATTGCGATTTAGGGGTGAGTTTACTCGGTTCCAAAATCCTGATGAAACCGACCTCGTTCCATTTGAATCTGAAGGCGGAAACACTTTCTCTGATTCGAAAATGAATATTGAGAATATGCCAATAGGAGAGATATCGAATGTCGATAGCTTCTAA